The following are encoded together in the Malaya genurostris strain Urasoe2022 chromosome 3, Malgen_1.1, whole genome shotgun sequence genome:
- the LOC131436700 gene encoding uncharacterized protein LOC131436700, translating into MERYLRFYIKFQGYVLAIGTILGSILMSFIIYNATDFVFPLEEFYDYRFMGSAALVFGALWFTVGITMLYGVYKEVKVCLIPFTILYMVDLFFLFIRDIALVWQNERWYKIALLNPVTATVVLYITLHIMLSVVALGRLFSYDPVSQSGSNFVRFKSDDPQPVPLNEDEVSLVVE; encoded by the exons ATGGAGCGCTACTTGCGGTTTTATATAAAATTCCAGGGATATGTGCTGGCGATCGGAACCATTCTGGGATCAATTCTGATGTCGTTTATTATCTATAATGCCACGGATTTCGTGTTTCCTCTGGAAGAAT TTTACGATTATCGCTTTATGGGAAGTGCGGCACTCGTTTTCGGAGCTCTCTGGTTTACTGTTGGCATCACAATGCTCTACGGCGTTTATAAG GAAGTGAAAGTATGTTTGATCCCTTTTACGATCTTGTACATGGTGGATCTGTTCTTCCTGTTCATTCGTGACATCGCACTGGTTTGGCAGAACGAGAGATGGTACAAGATAGCGCTTCTGAATCCGGTAACCGCAACCGTTGTTCTGT ACATTACCCTCCACATCATGCTGAGTGTCGTGGCTTTGGGTCGACTTTTCAGCTACGATCCGGTCTCCCAGAGTGGATCCAACTTTGTCCGTTTCAAATCCGACGATCCGCAGCCGGTTCCGCTAAATGAAGACGAAGTGTCGCTTGTGGTTGAGTGA